A single genomic interval of Oryza sativa Japonica Group chromosome 7, ASM3414082v1 harbors:
- the LOC4342263 gene encoding uncharacterized protein yields the protein MASQIENHRSGAEVVNGDAICRKRSIELLGELGLPKGLLPLEDIEEFGYNRDTGFMWLVQKKKKIEHTFKKIKQTVSYAREVTAFVEKGKLKKITGVKTKELLLWLSVVEVYLADASPEKVTFKTGTGLSDTFDAAAFALGE from the coding sequence ATGGCATCACAAATTGAGAACCACCGCTCCGGTGCTGAGGTCGTCAATGGAGATGCCATCTGCAGGAAGAGGTCCATTGAGCTGCTGGGAGAGCTCGGTCTCCCTAAGGGCCTCCTGCCATTGGAGGACATCGAGGAGTTCGGCTACAACCGGGACACTGGATTCATGTGGCTggtgcagaagaagaagaagatcgaGCACACCTTCAAGAAGATCAAGCAGACTGTGTCTTATGCCCGTGAGGTCACGGCGTTCGTCGAGAAGGGGAAGCTGAAGAAGATCACCGGCGTGAAGACCAAGGAGCTGCTGCTCTGGCTCAGCGTCGTCGAGGTCTACCTCGCCGATGCCTCGCCGGAGAAGGTCACCTTCAAGACGGGAACTGGGCTCTCTGACACCTTCGATGCCGCTGCTTTTGCCCTCGGGGAGTAA
- the LOC4342261 gene encoding disease resistance protein RGA2 isoform X1, protein MDGDASSPPMSALDPGNVAIQLFKEITTMTESAMEERLRWLLLRVRIIVEEADERIITNQVMLQQLNILRKEMYRGYFTLDIFRCHGYKGDNTKDHQVSNSFALSKFNPAKRVRLSRVSGHSVQKQLQQVLGSLEVAIEDTSEFVMFLNNCPRLCRQPYSMHLLLDNCLFSRQLEREHIMNFLLKENTPGAENLGILPIIGPENVGKSTLIEHACDDERVRNHFSQIVCFNDNDLEDANMVTLRNRGEIKHQNHATDGERILIIIELIRDIDEGAWRRLYSAYKNCVANGSKIIVASRSDKIANFGTTKALRVTLLTQEAYWYFFKLRTFGSTDAAEHPKMASIAMDIAIELNGCFMGSSIYTLLLRANFNAQYWSMALAIIRKFRKLNLLLYGACFFDGPWQRVEPAYVRRVNKICPEYLVLLDDYKICSGQNNIVHCHTNCADNEDEVPNG, encoded by the exons ATGGATGGTgatgcctcctctcctcccatgtCTGCTCTTGATCCAG GAAACGTAGCTATTCAGCTGTTTAAGGAGATAACAACCATG ACAGAGTCAGCCATGGAGGAGAGACTACGGTGGCTGCTGCTCCGGGTTCGGATCATCGTGGAGGAGGCAGATGAACGGATCATCACAAACCAAGTCATGCTGCAACAACTGAACATACTAAGGAAGGAGATGTACAGAGGGTATTTCACCCTCGACATATTCAGATGCCATGGATACAAAGGTGACAATACTAAAGATCACCAGGTGAGTAACTCTTTCGCACTATCCAAGTTCAATCCTGCCAAGCGTGTTCGGCTGAGCAGGGTCAGTGGCCACAGTGTACAAAAGCAGTTGCAGCAAGTTCTTGGCAGCCTTGAAGTTGCCATTGAAGATACAAGTGAATTTGTCATGTTCTTGAACAATTGTCCACGTCTATGCCGCCAGCCATATAGCATGCACTTGCTTTTAGACAATTGCTTGTTCAGTCGCCAATTGGAGAGGGAGCACATCATGAACTTCCTGCTCAAAGAGAATACTCCCGGAGCTGAAAATCTAGGCATCCTGCCGATCATCGGTCCAGAGAACGTTGGGAAGAGCACCCTGATTGAGCATGCCTGTGATGATGAAAGGGTGCGTAACCACTTCTCTCAAATTGTGTGTTTCAATGACAATGATCTTGAAGATGCAAACATGGTGACTCTTAGAAATCGTGGTGAAATCAAGCATCAAAACCATGCCACTGATGGAGAAAGGATACTAATAATTATTGAACTAATCAGAGACATCGATGAGGGCGCGTGGAGAAGATTGTACTCAGCTTACAAAAATTGTGTTGCAAACGGCAGTAAAATTATAGTCGCGAGCCGATCTGATAAGATAGCGAACTTTGGAACGACAAAGGCTCTTAGAGTGACCTTACTTACTCAAGAAGCTTATTGGTACTTTTTCAAGTTGCGCACATTTGGAAGCACAGATGCAGCGGAGCACCCAAAGATGGCATCCATAGCAATGGATATAGCCATTGAATTGAATGGGTGCTTCATGGGTTCAAGTATCTACACTCTACTTTTGAGAGCAAATTTCAACGCTCAGTATTGGAGCATGGCTCTTGCAATAATCAGAAAATTCAGAAAGCTGAATCTCTTACTCTATGGTGCATGTTTTTTTGATGGTCCTTGGCAGAGGGTTGAACCGGCATATGTTAGGAGGGTAAACAAAATTTGTCCTGAGTATCTTGTGCTTCTTGATGACTATAAAATATGTTCTGGTCAAAACAACATAGTTCATTGTCACACAAACTGTGCTgacaatgaagatgaagttcCCAATGGTTAG
- the LOC4342261 gene encoding disease resistance protein RGA2 isoform X2, which produces MVMPPLLPCLLLIQTESAMEERLRWLLLRVRIIVEEADERIITNQVMLQQLNILRKEMYRGYFTLDIFRCHGYKGDNTKDHQVSNSFALSKFNPAKRVRLSRVSGHSVQKQLQQVLGSLEVAIEDTSEFVMFLNNCPRLCRQPYSMHLLLDNCLFSRQLEREHIMNFLLKENTPGAENLGILPIIGPENVGKSTLIEHACDDERVRNHFSQIVCFNDNDLEDANMVTLRNRGEIKHQNHATDGERILIIIELIRDIDEGAWRRLYSAYKNCVANGSKIIVASRSDKIANFGTTKALRVTLLTQEAYWYFFKLRTFGSTDAAEHPKMASIAMDIAIELNGCFMGSSIYTLLLRANFNAQYWSMALAIIRKFRKLNLLLYGACFFDGPWQRVEPAYVRRVNKICPEYLVLLDDYKICSGQNNIVHCHTNCADNEDEVPNG; this is translated from the exons ATGGTgatgcctcctctcctcccatgtCTGCTCTTGATCCAG ACAGAGTCAGCCATGGAGGAGAGACTACGGTGGCTGCTGCTCCGGGTTCGGATCATCGTGGAGGAGGCAGATGAACGGATCATCACAAACCAAGTCATGCTGCAACAACTGAACATACTAAGGAAGGAGATGTACAGAGGGTATTTCACCCTCGACATATTCAGATGCCATGGATACAAAGGTGACAATACTAAAGATCACCAGGTGAGTAACTCTTTCGCACTATCCAAGTTCAATCCTGCCAAGCGTGTTCGGCTGAGCAGGGTCAGTGGCCACAGTGTACAAAAGCAGTTGCAGCAAGTTCTTGGCAGCCTTGAAGTTGCCATTGAAGATACAAGTGAATTTGTCATGTTCTTGAACAATTGTCCACGTCTATGCCGCCAGCCATATAGCATGCACTTGCTTTTAGACAATTGCTTGTTCAGTCGCCAATTGGAGAGGGAGCACATCATGAACTTCCTGCTCAAAGAGAATACTCCCGGAGCTGAAAATCTAGGCATCCTGCCGATCATCGGTCCAGAGAACGTTGGGAAGAGCACCCTGATTGAGCATGCCTGTGATGATGAAAGGGTGCGTAACCACTTCTCTCAAATTGTGTGTTTCAATGACAATGATCTTGAAGATGCAAACATGGTGACTCTTAGAAATCGTGGTGAAATCAAGCATCAAAACCATGCCACTGATGGAGAAAGGATACTAATAATTATTGAACTAATCAGAGACATCGATGAGGGCGCGTGGAGAAGATTGTACTCAGCTTACAAAAATTGTGTTGCAAACGGCAGTAAAATTATAGTCGCGAGCCGATCTGATAAGATAGCGAACTTTGGAACGACAAAGGCTCTTAGAGTGACCTTACTTACTCAAGAAGCTTATTGGTACTTTTTCAAGTTGCGCACATTTGGAAGCACAGATGCAGCGGAGCACCCAAAGATGGCATCCATAGCAATGGATATAGCCATTGAATTGAATGGGTGCTTCATGGGTTCAAGTATCTACACTCTACTTTTGAGAGCAAATTTCAACGCTCAGTATTGGAGCATGGCTCTTGCAATAATCAGAAAATTCAGAAAGCTGAATCTCTTACTCTATGGTGCATGTTTTTTTGATGGTCCTTGGCAGAGGGTTGAACCGGCATATGTTAGGAGGGTAAACAAAATTTGTCCTGAGTATCTTGTGCTTCTTGATGACTATAAAATATGTTCTGGTCAAAACAACATAGTTCATTGTCACACAAACTGTGCTgacaatgaagatgaagttcCCAATGGTTAG
- the LOC4342262 gene encoding putative disease resistance protein RGA3, with product METFLSAILSDLATRSLSFLINKCSKPTSPTMEEKLQRLLLRVQIILEEAEDRHIANQAMLQQLNILRKEMYRGYYILDKFRYHDREEENTKDHQVSNSFAPSKFNPAKRIRFCRTSGQSLQQQLQQVLASLEATIEDTSEFFMFLNSYPRLNRQPYSTHLVLDKCLFNRQMEMEHIMNFLLKDNTSSNQNPGVLPIIGPSNVGKSTLIEHACNDERVRNHFFQIVCFSVDDLEDANMVTLRNCGVIKHQNHATGGERILIIVELIRDINEGAWRRLYSASKTCAANGSKIIVASRSDSISSFGTTHALRVKFFTQEAYWYFFKVRTFGSMDAAEHPKLESIAVDMAMELNGCFMGSNVYSVLLRENFNDKFWSMALARIREFRKLNLLLCGTSNFDDPWQGVGPAYVRRVNKICSGNHVIHEDYKVCSIQNMIHCHTNSAHSEDDVPMVSLQNFLFGSVKPQGKFNVLAWRSHLPPHYNYIFNCEVRRSHHLISRKKRSQKLST from the coding sequence ATGGAGACATTTTTGTCTGCAATTCTGAGTGATCTTGCCACTAGATCCTTATCTTTCCTGATCAACAAGTGCTCAAAACCGACATCACCAACCATGGAGGAGAAACTGCAACGGCTCCTTCTTCGGGTCCAGATCATCTTGGAGGAGGCAGAGGACCGACATATCGCAAACCAAGCCATGCTGCAGCAACTGAACATACTGAGGAAGGAGATGTACAGAGGGTATTACATCCTGGACAAATTCAGATACCATGACCGTGAAGAAGAAAATACCAAAGATCACCAAGTGAGTAACTCTTTCGCACCATCCAAGTTCAATCCTGCCAAGCGCATTCGGTTCTGCAGGACAAGTGGCCAGAGTTTACAACAGCAGCTGCAGCAAGTTCTTGCCAGCCTTGAAGCCACCATTGAAGATACCAGTGAATTTTTCATGTTCCTGAACAGTTATCCACGCTTGAACCGTCAGCCATATAGCACGCACTTGGTCTTAGACAAGTGCTTGTTTAATCGCCAGATGGAGATGGAGCACATCATGAACTTCCTGCTTAAAGACAATACAAGTAGTAATCAAAATCCAGGTGTCTTGCCAATCATCGGTCCAAGCAATGTTGGGAAGAGCACGCTGATTGAGCATGCCTGCAATGATGAAAGGGTGCGTAACCACTTCTTTCAAATTGTGTGTTTCAGTGTTGATGATCTTGAAGATGCAAACATGGTGACTCTTCGAAATTGTGGTGTAATCAAGCATCAAAACCATGCAACTGGTGGAGAAAGGATACTAATCATAGTCGAACTAATCAGAGACATCAATGAGGGGGCATGGAGAAGATTGTACTCAGCTTCCAAAACTTGTGCCGCAAATGGCAGTAAAATTATAGTCGCAAGCCGATCTGATAGTATTTCAAGCTTTGGAACAACACATGCTCTGAGAGTAAAATTCTTTACTCAAGAAGCTTATTGGTACTTTTTCAAGGTGCGTACATTTGGAAGCATGGATGCAGCGGAGCACCCAAAGCTGGAATCAATAGCCGTGGATATGGCCATGGAATTGAATGGGTGCTTCATGGGTTCAAATGTTTACAGTGTACTTCTTAGAGAAAATTTCAATGATAAGTTTTGGAGCATGGCCCTGGCAAGAATCAGAGAATTCAGGAAGCTGAATCTCTTACTCTGCGGTACAAGTAATTTTGACGATCCTTGGCAGGGTGTTGGACCTGCATACGTTAGGAGGGTAAACAAAATTTGCTCCGGAAATCATGTGATTCATGAGGACTATAAAGTATGTTCTATTCAGAACATGATTCATTGTCACACAAACTCTGCTCACAGTGAAGATGATGTTCCCATGGTGAGTTTGCAAAATTTTCTCTTCGGAAGTGTTAAACCGCAAGGAAAATTCAATGTTCTCGCATGGAGGTCTCACCTTCCACCTCACTACAACTACATTTTCAACTGTGAGGTACGGAGGTCACATCATTTGATCTCCAGGAAGAAGAGATCTCAGAAGCTTTCCACCTGA